In Pseudophryne corroboree isolate aPseCor3 chromosome 3, aPseCor3.hap2, whole genome shotgun sequence, a genomic segment contains:
- the CLDND1 gene encoding claudin domain-containing protein 1 has translation MDNRFATALVIGSVLSLLSVIYLAAAVGTVSWYHYFTSPALANVSESAASEFLNEEEKANEKAYTDALYHCNGSLGLWQQCITFSEKNADQHSEDMMEPPSDYRCVSLSFSDQFLEKYTQPGNHNSEIDLVRTYLWRCQFLLPLVALGLIFFGAIVGLAGCVCRSIYPALGTGAMHLLAGVCTLGAVLCFSSGMHMLQSSLPPPPGVRGEYGWSFCLACVSSPLQVMAGALFLWASRASRREYSLMKAYRVA, from the exons ATGGACAACCGATTTGCCACTGCACTAGTCATTGGCAGCGTCCTGTCTCTCCTGTCGGTGATCTACTTGGCTGCGGCAGTGGGGACAGTCTCCTGGTACCACTACTTCACCTCTCCTGCGCTTGCCAACGTCAGCGAGTCAGCCGCCTCTGAATTCCTGAATGAGGAAGAGAAGGCCAACGAGAAGGCGTACACGGACGCTCTGTACCACTGCAACGGCAGCTTGGGCTTGTGGCAGCAATGCATTACCTTCTCCGAGAAGAATGCTGATCAGCACAGCGAGG ATATGATGGAACCGCCATCTGACTACCGATGCGTCTCTCTGTCTTTCTCTGATCAGTTCTTAGAGAAATATACGCAGCCTGGAAATCACAACTCTGAGATTGATCTAGTTCGGACAT ATTTGTGGCGCTGCCAGTTTCTGCTCCCATTGGTGGCACTTGGGTTGATATTTTTTGGAGCCATCGTTGGTCTTGCCGGCTGTGTGTGCCGCAGCATCTACCCAGCATTAGGAACTGGGGCCATGCACCTACTGGCAG GTGTGTGCACATTGGGAGCGGTTCTGTGCTTCTCCAGCGGGATGCACATGCTGCAGAGCAGCTTGCCCCCTCCTCCAGGTGTACGGGGAGAGTATGGCTGGTCCTTCTGCTTGGCTTGTGTCTCCTCACCTCTGCAGGTCATGGCTGGCGCCCTCTTTCTTTGGGCATCGCGAGCCAGTCGCCGAGAGTATTCCCTGATGAAAGCTTATCGTGTGGCCTGA